One genomic segment of Clostridium estertheticum subsp. estertheticum includes these proteins:
- a CDS encoding RidA family protein, producing MEKNIINTNNAPAALGPYSQAVKVGNVLYTSGQLAINPVTGEFINDDIKKATAQSLDNVKAILEEAGSSLDKVVKTLVFLKDMDDFAQMNEIYSKYFTTNPPARSCIQAGKLPKDALVEIEVIAIA from the coding sequence ATGGAAAAAAATATTATAAACACAAATAATGCACCAGCGGCTCTTGGGCCTTATTCTCAGGCAGTTAAGGTAGGAAATGTATTATATACTTCAGGACAATTAGCAATAAATCCAGTGACTGGAGAATTTATAAACGATGATATAAAAAAGGCTACAGCACAATCTTTAGATAATGTAAAAGCCATATTAGAAGAAGCCGGGTCTAGTTTAGACAAGGTGGTAAAAACTTTAGTTTTCTTAAAAGATATGGATGATTTTGCACAAATGAATGAAATATATTCAAAATACTTTACAACAAATCCACCAGCTAGATCTTGCATTCAAGCAGGGAAACTTCCTAAAGATGCGTTAGTAGAAATAGAAGTAATTGCAATTGCTTGA
- a CDS encoding D-alanyl-D-alanine carboxypeptidase family protein, whose translation MKKLTAILLTSLFLFYNIPIKVNAIVKSPPSGISADSVVLLDATTGKILYEKNKNSAYPPASTTKIMTILLVLEKSNLNDVVTVSKNASLADGSSIYLVEGEKITVRELLYGLILASANDCAVALAEHVSGSTEKFAKLMNTRADALGCKNTNFVNPNGLYNIKHKTSAYALSLIMRELIKHPQYKVISTTPSYKMATTNKSKISRPLWNENRLIHKDDPNYYSGCEGGKTGYTTESQHSYIAVATRNGQRLIVALVHDSKKTFFPDSRKLLDYGFDNFELAKQFSKNDVVSKLTLDDGTVLPLLASKDLYILKAKNSTSKATTKISQNKLNLPSIKKGELVNTAVISYGGDTYPLGLTSGVDYTKKSVSLKNNISSNSLIGINSLSGIINIMKYVFIVLVLLIVFLRIRTLKRRKARKRTNNFIYNSRNRRW comes from the coding sequence ATGAAGAAGTTAACTGCAATATTACTTACGTCACTTTTTTTATTTTATAATATACCAATAAAGGTAAACGCAATAGTAAAATCCCCCCCCTCAGGAATTTCCGCTGATAGTGTAGTTTTACTTGATGCCACTACTGGTAAAATACTTTATGAGAAAAATAAGAATTCTGCTTACCCACCAGCATCAACAACTAAGATAATGACTATACTTTTAGTCTTAGAAAAATCTAATCTAAACGATGTTGTAACAGTAAGTAAAAATGCATCACTTGCTGATGGCTCTAGCATATACCTAGTTGAGGGTGAAAAAATCACTGTAAGAGAATTGTTATACGGATTAATATTAGCTTCAGCTAATGACTGCGCTGTAGCTCTAGCTGAACATGTAAGTGGTTCCACAGAAAAATTTGCAAAACTTATGAACACTAGAGCTGATGCTTTAGGTTGCAAAAATACCAATTTTGTAAATCCCAATGGTCTATATAATATAAAGCATAAAACTTCAGCTTACGCTTTATCATTGATTATGCGAGAACTTATAAAACATCCCCAGTACAAGGTAATTTCAACAACTCCATCATATAAAATGGCGACAACAAATAAATCAAAGATAAGTCGGCCTCTTTGGAATGAGAATAGGCTAATACATAAAGATGACCCTAACTATTATTCAGGCTGCGAAGGTGGAAAAACAGGCTATACTACTGAATCACAACATTCTTATATTGCCGTAGCTACAAGAAACGGTCAAAGGCTTATAGTAGCTCTTGTACATGACTCTAAAAAAACTTTTTTCCCAGATAGCAGGAAACTGTTAGATTATGGATTCGATAATTTTGAGCTCGCAAAACAATTCAGTAAGAATGATGTTGTATCAAAATTAACCTTAGATGATGGCACAGTACTTCCATTACTTGCATCAAAGGATTTATATATTCTTAAAGCTAAAAACTCAACTTCAAAAGCAACCACTAAAATTTCTCAAAACAAACTAAATCTTCCATCTATCAAAAAAGGCGAATTAGTAAATACAGCCGTAATTTCTTATGGTGGGGATACATACCCTCTAGGTTTAACTAGTGGAGTTGACTATACCAAAAAAAGCGTGTCTCTTAAAAATAATATTTCAAGTAATTCTTTAATAGGTATTAATTCGCTTTCTGGTATTATAAACATAATGAAATATGTCTTTATTGTGTTAGTATTATTAATAGTTTTTTTAAGAATAAGAACTCTTAAGCGAAGAAAAGCAAGAAAAAGAACAAATAATTTTATATATAATAGTAGAAATAGAAGATGGTAA
- a CDS encoding LCP family protein, translated as MSNNKKQRKIINYKRFAIKTTALLVAILVLVSGGLYLYLSGFNDTAVDLSSKLNNDDITRIQTSGKSCNILVMGVDVGTAGSTNSNDPKRTDTMILVHYNASDKKISMVSIPRDTLITINGRNQKINAAHAIGGVTSAVAAVQKLIGVKINYYAKVNYKGFDKLIDAIGGVDINITRKMDYDDPTQDLSIHFKKGLVHLDGKKAEEFFRWRKNTDGSGLANGDLGRIENQHIFISKVMEKVKSPFIIFKVPSVLTAVKSAIETNMDASEICKFGYIFASIGNDNLSMETLKGAEKSIKGVSYVVYDEALNKKVISELSDNKAQVVNKSNLKIKVINGTKKTGLAKDFSTYLVEKGYNEAKTQTGKATVKSKIVVYNGSEDMKAKLQTDFKIDNIEFLSSSNKSFDVVVTLGDDHELMH; from the coding sequence ATGAGTAATAATAAAAAACAAAGAAAAATAATCAATTATAAAAGATTTGCCATTAAAACCACTGCTCTTTTGGTGGCAATTCTTGTGCTAGTTTCTGGAGGACTTTATTTATACTTATCTGGGTTTAATGATACTGCAGTAGATTTATCATCAAAATTAAATAATGATGATATAACAAGGATTCAGACAAGTGGAAAATCTTGTAACATACTGGTTATGGGTGTAGATGTAGGGACGGCTGGTTCAACAAATTCTAATGATCCTAAGAGAACAGATACAATGATATTAGTGCATTATAATGCAAGTGATAAAAAAATTAGTATGGTATCTATTCCTAGAGATACGTTAATAACTATAAATGGTAGAAATCAGAAGATTAATGCAGCACATGCTATTGGTGGCGTGACTTCTGCAGTAGCTGCTGTACAAAAATTAATAGGTGTTAAAATAAACTACTATGCAAAAGTTAATTATAAAGGCTTTGATAAATTGATTGATGCTATTGGTGGTGTTGATATTAACATAACAAGAAAAATGGATTATGATGACCCTACGCAAGACCTCAGCATTCATTTCAAAAAAGGTCTAGTTCATTTGGATGGAAAAAAAGCTGAGGAATTTTTCAGGTGGAGAAAAAACACTGATGGTTCAGGTTTGGCGAATGGTGATTTAGGAAGAATAGAAAATCAACATATATTTATCTCAAAGGTTATGGAAAAAGTAAAAAGTCCATTTATAATATTTAAGGTTCCAAGTGTTTTAACTGCGGTTAAAAGTGCTATAGAAACTAATATGGATGCTAGTGAGATATGTAAGTTTGGATACATATTTGCTAGTATTGGTAATGATAACCTTTCTATGGAGACACTTAAAGGCGCGGAGAAATCTATAAAAGGTGTATCATATGTAGTATATGATGAAGCACTAAATAAAAAGGTTATTTCAGAGCTAAGTGATAATAAAGCTCAGGTTGTTAACAAGTCAAATCTTAAGATAAAGGTGATTAATGGTACAAAAAAAACAGGCTTGGCTAAGGATTTTTCAACATACCTAGTGGAAAAGGGGTATAATGAAGCAAAAACACAAACAGGTAAAGCTACTGTAAAAAGTAAAATTGTAGTATACAATGGTAGTGAAGATATGAAGGCGAAGCTACAAACCGATTTTAAAATTGATAATATTGAGTTCTTATCATCAAGTAATAAAAGTTTTGATGTAGTAGTTACGTTAGGTGATGACCACGAACTAATGCATTAA
- a CDS encoding RluA family pseudouridine synthase, with protein MLDNKLTYVVGANIKDEKLRDYLKYTENLSGRFIKSSGLTGKIRVNNNVAKLNHRISSDDVIDIDMKTDEHQNIEPEKMEIDVAYEDIDLIIINKRPGIVVHPTHGYPSGTLANGVLYYFKEKNEKCIVRLVSRLDMDTSGLIIIAKNQYSHMALARDMQSKDVSSKESNDKDLNNKIFEKSYIAVAHGNMENKSGTIDLPIGNPNQDSARREVCDEGQRSITHYEVIKSFKNADLLKVTLETGRTHQIRVHLSHIGHPLYGDSLYGTVESEYIDRQALHAYKLIIPHPRTGEQLTVESNLPEDINNLISKLKSEA; from the coding sequence TTGCTTGATAATAAGTTAACTTATGTAGTTGGCGCAAATATCAAAGATGAAAAATTGAGAGATTATTTAAAGTATACGGAGAATTTATCTGGTAGATTTATAAAAAGCTCAGGCCTTACTGGGAAAATAAGGGTTAACAATAACGTGGCCAAGTTGAATCATAGAATAAGCTCAGATGATGTAATAGATATTGATATGAAGACAGATGAACATCAGAATATTGAACCAGAGAAAATGGAAATAGATGTGGCATATGAGGATATAGACCTTATCATTATAAATAAGAGGCCAGGCATAGTTGTTCATCCAACTCATGGATATCCGAGTGGAACTCTTGCTAATGGAGTTTTATATTATTTTAAAGAAAAAAATGAAAAATGCATTGTTAGACTGGTGAGTAGGTTAGATATGGATACTTCAGGTCTTATAATAATTGCAAAAAACCAATATTCACATATGGCGCTAGCAAGGGACATGCAAAGCAAAGATGTGAGTAGTAAAGAGTCAAATGATAAAGACTTAAATAATAAAATTTTTGAGAAGAGTTATATAGCTGTTGCACATGGTAATATGGAAAATAAGTCAGGGACTATTGACTTGCCTATTGGGAATCCGAATCAGGATAGTGCAAGGAGAGAAGTTTGTGATGAAGGACAAAGAAGTATAACTCATTATGAAGTTATAAAATCTTTTAAAAATGCTGATTTATTAAAGGTTACTTTGGAAACTGGTAGAACACATCAAATTCGTGTTCATTTAAGTCATATTGGTCATCCTCTTTATGGGGATAGTCTTTATGGAACAGTCGAAAGTGAGTACATTGATAGGCAAGCGTTACATGCTTATAAGCTAATCATCCCACATCCGAGAACTGGTGAGCAGCTTACAGTTGAGTCAAATCTACCAGAGGATATAAATAACTTAATAAGCAAACTAAAATCTGAAGCATAA
- a CDS encoding MORN repeat-containing protein, whose amino-acid sequence MKNIKISKVTLDKIKLNNVNSNKDNQIDDKPHHVHGGNYVGERINGIKHGIGTFIYADGSKYVGNWSNNKMSGQGTLTFSCGEEYIGGWANDEKDGYGIYTWPDGEKYIGQWVNGEKSGQGICTWPTCDTYVGEFQDGLRHGVGIHTYSSGERYMGQWENDERKGQGMYIYSDGEIKIKK is encoded by the coding sequence ATGAAGAATATAAAGATAAGTAAAGTTACTTTGGATAAAATCAAACTAAATAATGTTAATTCAAATAAAGACAATCAAATAGATGATAAACCTCATCATGTTCATGGTGGAAACTATGTAGGGGAGAGAATTAATGGAATAAAACATGGAATTGGAACTTTCATTTATGCTGATGGAAGTAAATATGTAGGAAATTGGAGCAATAACAAAATGAGTGGTCAAGGGACTCTTACTTTTTCTTGTGGAGAAGAATATATAGGAGGATGGGCTAACGATGAAAAAGATGGATATGGAATATATACTTGGCCAGATGGTGAAAAATATATAGGGCAGTGGGTTAATGGTGAAAAAAGTGGCCAAGGCATTTGTACGTGGCCTACTTGCGATACATATGTAGGGGAATTTCAAGATGGACTTAGACATGGTGTTGGAATTCATACTTATTCTAGTGGAGAAAGATATATGGGCCAGTGGGAAAATGATGAAAGAAAAGGACAAGGAATGTATATCTATTCTGATGGAGAAATAAAAATAAAAAAATAA
- a CDS encoding zinc-ribbon domain-containing protein, with amino-acid sequence MTDKTIVCKDCSQEFVFTEGEQEFYKEKGFENEPQRCPDCRRAKKQQNNRGFQR; translated from the coding sequence ATGACAGATAAGACTATTGTATGTAAAGATTGTTCACAAGAATTCGTATTCACTGAGGGTGAACAGGAATTTTATAAAGAAAAAGGATTCGAAAATGAACCACAAAGATGTCCTGATTGTAGAAGAGCTAAAAAACAACAGAACAACAGAGGATTTCAAAGATAA
- the yqeK gene encoding bis(5'-nucleosyl)-tetraphosphatase (symmetrical) YqeK, translating into MWNEKEILDYIKKNLKESRFKHSVSVSKTAIELATIYGQNIEKARIAGLVHDCAKNLADEQLIKMATDHNIELDEVSRQSPQIIHGLVGSIIARDVMEIHDKDILNSIKYHTTGRRDMSILEKIIFISDYIEPLRTFNGKDEVRRLSKVNLDVAVILCLENTIKYVISQKRLLHIDTIYARNYLLSEKSRRKDE; encoded by the coding sequence ATGTGGAATGAAAAGGAAATACTTGATTATATAAAGAAAAATTTAAAAGAAAGTAGATTTAAACACAGTGTAAGCGTTAGTAAAACTGCAATAGAACTCGCAACTATATATGGGCAAAATATAGAAAAAGCACGGATTGCAGGATTAGTTCATGATTGCGCTAAGAATTTGGCGGATGAGCAACTTATAAAAATGGCTACGGACCATAATATAGAGCTCGATGAAGTAAGCAGACAAAGCCCACAAATCATTCATGGACTAGTGGGAAGTATAATAGCAAGAGACGTAATGGAAATTCACGATAAGGATATTTTAAATTCTATTAAGTATCATACTACTGGAAGAAGAGATATGAGTATTTTAGAAAAGATAATATTTATATCAGATTACATTGAGCCATTAAGGACATTTAATGGTAAAGACGAGGTAAGAAGGTTAAGTAAGGTGAATCTGGATGTTGCAGTAATATTGTGTTTGGAGAATACTATAAAATATGTTATAAGTCAAAAACGATTATTGCATATAGATACAATTTACGCAAGAAATTATTTATTAAGTGAAAAGAGTAGGAGAAAAGATGAGTAA
- a CDS encoding helix-hairpin-helix domain-containing protein: protein MKSKEKIIGSIAILCISIIFIIIGFVLSGQKGTAKTSDYKDVFIETDKTSQKNNTDEGKSSLPSKVEESNVKSQDSIIKVDIKGAVKSPGVYEIKNGSRVTDLIKLAGGGTKDADLNATNLSKKLNDEDCIVINKNGEVNKTQMPNGSTSNASTPNSITANPTKSSTVSSSDNKGKGGIININTASKEELMTLTGIGETKANIIIDYRKQSGGFKSVDELTKVGGIGEKTLSKFIDKIDIK, encoded by the coding sequence ATGAAAAGTAAAGAGAAAATAATTGGTTCTATAGCTATTTTATGCATAAGTATTATCTTTATAATTATTGGCTTTGTTTTGTCAGGCCAAAAGGGAACTGCTAAGACTTCGGATTATAAAGATGTATTCATTGAAACTGATAAAACTTCACAAAAAAATAATACAGACGAAGGTAAGTCCTCATTACCCTCAAAAGTAGAAGAGAGTAATGTGAAATCGCAAGATAGTATTATTAAAGTGGATATAAAGGGTGCTGTAAAAAGCCCTGGTGTTTACGAAATAAAAAATGGAAGTCGAGTAACTGATCTGATAAAACTTGCGGGAGGGGGTACAAAAGATGCAGATCTTAATGCTACTAATCTTTCAAAAAAACTAAATGATGAAGATTGTATTGTAATTAATAAAAATGGTGAGGTTAACAAAACACAAATGCCTAATGGTAGTACATCTAATGCTAGTACACCCAATAGTATTACTGCAAATCCTACTAAAAGCTCTACTGTTTCAAGTTCTGATAATAAGGGGAAAGGCGGTATCATTAATATAAATACTGCAAGCAAAGAAGAATTAATGACGCTTACAGGTATAGGAGAGACTAAAGCAAATATTATAATTGATTATAGAAAGCAAAGTGGAGGATTTAAGTCGGTGGATGAACTTACCAAAGTAGGTGGAATTGGAGAAAAGACATTAAGCAAATTTATAGATAAGATAGATATAAAATAA